In Phoenix dactylifera cultivar Barhee BC4 chromosome 11, palm_55x_up_171113_PBpolish2nd_filt_p, whole genome shotgun sequence, the following are encoded in one genomic region:
- the LOC103699715 gene encoding cell number regulator 10-like — MKSNSSLSVLFFIQRLYIHLNLCFLLPRLSLSLSLSLSPSTAMYPSKPVESAPPVTGVPVTLNPNIHHVQSPVPVLWSTGLCDCMDDVGNCCLTFWCPCITFGRIAEIADRGTTSCGTAGALYVIIALLTGCQWIYSCSYRSKLRRQYNLPDSPCCDCCVHWCCDACALCQEYRELKNRGYDMTIGWQMNMERRGQGTTQPPVMQGAMLR, encoded by the exons ATGAAGAGCAACTCATCTCTTTCTGTCTTGTTCTTCATACAACGCTTATATATACATCTCAACCTCTGTTTCTTGCTTcctcgtctctctctctctctctctctctctctctctccctccactGCAATGTATCCTTCCAAACCAGTTGAGTCCGCACCTCCGGTGACAGGGGTGCCTGTGACGCTGAATCCTAATATCCATCACGTCCAATCCCCGGTTCCAGTACTATGGTCTACAGGCCTCTGCGACTGCATGGATGATGTCGGAAATT GCTGTCTAACTTTCTGGTGTCCATGCATTACATTTGGCCGGATTGCAGAAATAGCGGATAGAGGCACAACTT CATGTGGGACGGCCGGAGCACTGTACGTGATTATAGCGCTCTTGACTGGGTGCCAATGGATATACTCGTGCTCTTACCGATCCAAGCTCCGACGGCAGTACAACCTGCCGGACTCCCCTTGCTGCGACTGCTGTGTTCACTGGTGCTGCGATGCCTGCGCCTTGTGTCAAGAGTATAGAGAGCTCAAGAACCGTGGATACGACATGACTATag GGTGGCAAATGAATATGGAAAGAAGGGGCCAGGGGACGACCCAACCACCAGTTATGCAAGGAGCTATGTTGCGGTAA